TCACAAGCAGATGACTTTAGAGTATCAATCAGTCATTGGGTTCTTTTAAATGCGGTGTTTTAACATATAACTGCTGTGCAAACTTTGCACATAACAGGGAAGGACTCTTAAATAAAGGCAAAGCCAAATCTTTCATTTTTTAAGCAACATCTTACTTGTAGTTCTATGTATGTTGTTTACAGATTAAATTGCCTTTGcaatctgagaaaaaaaaaatagaatcatTTACCGTTTAGGATTTTGGACTAATCAACACCGTTTTAATGTTTCAAATAGTCTCTCCAAACATAGTGCCTCTAGGCACTCGTTATAATAAAATCCTCTCTCATGTGTTTGATACCTATTTAAGAAATTCTGTAAAAGGTTCCATAATCTTTGAACAAAGGAGATGTTCTAGGTATATAGAATGGATACATTGTCACCTAGAGGTGTACAATAAGCATTAGAACACGTTTAACAGAGAagaatctatttatttattttttattctttgttaattattagagatgagcgagcacgctcggataagacgGTCACTCGAGCGAGACTtgctcttctcgaataactgcattcttgtctgagcgcgCTCGAGGGGGCAGCTGGGGTGAGCGGCGGgggtcagcgggggggggggggagagagatagatCACTctctgcccgctatcccctgccaccccccaccccccccgagcatgctcggacaagaagccagttactcaagaagagcgaggctcgctcgagtgactggcttatccgagcgtgctcactcatctctaataattagcacttaatatatatatatatataattttttttttaatcagttcaTACAAATGATAATTGTATATATTTTCAGcattaaggccaaatgcacaggGGAGTATTTGCAGCACTGCGGGATACGGAGCGAACGTTCacctctggatcccgcagcaaatattgcccatagacatgcttttcaaaatgtttttacacgcccacgagtggaaatcagctgcgattttccactcccAGGGAGAAAATCAGATTGTGCCCTATTCtagtgtgaggctcgcacagacggcttccattgcattcAAACATTAACATAAAGTAAATTTTTTATACATGTTTGTCATGTATCCCCTCTCAACCCCATTAGATTTTATGCCTATATGTAAACTTATTTATATACTGTATCAAAATGTATTACTCTTAAATTTCATTTCTCATAATATTGATTTTTGACCATGttactataccccccccccccccccaccaccaccaccaccttgttgcttaaccccttagtgatggagcttttttgcttttttccattttagttttttcctactcccttttaaaaaatcgtagctccttaatttatccatcaatgtcgctgtatgagggcttgttttttgcgggatgagttgtatttttcaatggcactatttattgtaccatataatttactgaaaaacttttaaaaaattcttagcggagagaaatggaaaaaaaacgacattccaccatctttcggtgcgtcctgtttctacagtacacaaattgcaacaaaaacgacctgatattttcattctatgggtcagtacgattgctacgataccaaacttgtatagtattttttttgctgtagtacttttatttttttttttaagatatttaatttttttcaattattttctgcggtcattttgtgcgcgcaataacttttttattttttcgtcgacgtagttgagcaagggctcattttttgcgggatgtcctgaagtttccgatagtatcaatttggaatacatatgactttttaatcactttttattgtgttttttctgggagacagggtaactaaaaaagtgtatttctgtcgttctttattttttttttcacatgacgttcaccgtgctggaaaaataatgcactactttgatagatcagacttttacggacgcggcgataccaaatacagatttttattttatgattttgattttttaataatggatatggcaaaaggggggtgatttaaacttttataactttttttttttaacaattaaaaaaactttactgatttttttttacattactttgaagtccccctgggggactttaacatgccatgctttgatcgctcctgcagtatgacgtaatgctatagcattacgtcatactgcttttttacaggcagtctatgaagccaccctgtgtggatggcttgataggcagtctgctaaggcagccctggggccattcattaggcccccggctgccgtgacacctgcacggctcccccgatctcaccgcggggggggggggggccgtgcgggacccccgaacgctgtttgggggatttaaatgccgctgtcagaattgacagcggcatttaaagggttaatagccgcgatcggccgaacggccgagcgcagctattgcccgcgggtgtcagctgtaataaacagctgatgcccgcgctgtatggagggagatagcggcactacttccctccatacacgtcctgcaacagcaggacatagtttcccgatggggcggtcgttaaggggttaatctcttTTTTTGCCTTGCATTGTACAAGTACAGTGTATGTAGGGTGACTGTGTATAAATCTAGCTTGGAAGCTTAGCCTGCTACATTTCCAGCGGGTCTAAGATGTCTCTGATAGCTGACTGCCGGCAGCAACGGCTGCAGTAAGCTTCTATGCCTAGTGTGGGTGTTAGCCCTTTAAATACCAttgccaattctgacagtggcatttaaattccctgaaCAGCATTCAGAAGTCCTGAGTGGCCCACTTGTGATAAGATTATGAGATGACATTCAGATGTCATGGCAGCTTTGGACCTTCTGAATGCCATCTcctaatcgcaagttcaagtcccctataaggactaaaagaaaaagtaaaaataaggacaaaaaagttgtattaatcattaaaaaacaaatgtaaaatcggtattgccgcatctgtaaaagtccaacttGATAAAATATCACGTTAATCCTATATGGTAAATGCTGTCTGGCACAGGAAAGAGACATTGGTGCAGTGATTGCCACAAGACAGAGACATCTGTGTtgctgatgtaaaaaaaaatgaacctgtctgctgcattcaggatagattggagaggaaACAATGTAGTGAGGGGAAGATTAGTAGTAATTTACAATATACACTAAACCAAATGACTAGACATTGGCCCAATGTAAAAACAAGATGAAAACCAACCAATTCAGAAAAACGTAAGTTCTCCTGCTATTGCTCTTTAATTCAGAGCAGGAGGCTTTTTAAACTCTTAACTATGTCTGTCATGCAAAGTTATGAAGaacatatacagatagtccccgacttgcgaacattcgagttacgaatttcgctagatacgaactatctgtcctgcacagtatgatgctatggcattacatcatgctgtgcagggaccggacaagcttctatcaagcctgatagaagcctgtctggtcagatcgcggctgctgggcagccgggggccttctgaaaggccctagggctgtctatgcagagcgcctatcaagccgtgcgcttgataggcactctgcataggcagccctggggcctttcaggaggtccccggctgcctagcaaccacacagcgtcccgcgatctcatcgtgggacactgtacgggccccctgaacgtcgggtgcaggctgtttcttacagcgggcacccggcggcagcagttccgacgagcgcgccgctcggcggaactgttaacactctaaataccgctgtcagagcggtatttaaagtgttaacagttccgacaaggagctggaaccggcacacgtcatggggcggagctacgcgatgacgtgtacaagggggcggagccaaaacgccgatgctgccgagcggagccgaagggagaagacggatctgcgcaagcgtgtctaaagaagcaagaagacaccgaaattagacggaaccacggctacggggacgctagcaacggagcaggtaagtgaataacttctgtatggctcatatttaatgcacaatgtatattacaaagtgcattaatatggccatacagaagtgtataaccccacttgatttcgcgagagaacccctttaagaaaaaagttaactttaataaactggagaattgatacatttatttTGAATAAAATGCTATACAAATACAACTGGAGGAATGTATATAAACATATCCTTTAATTTAATTTCCATTACTGTTCATTTAGATATTAGTCAGCTCTGCACTACAAATGTCCTCcacctactatatatatataatgtctaaTGAAACCTTACAATACAAAGCAGATAACAACAATTAAGCATGTAAAACCCCAGCAATATTGTTATTTACGCTATATCACATGTTTATAAAGTGCTTTCCGTACAGCTTTCTTGATGTCTTTATTCCTCAGACTGTATATAATGGGGTTGACCAGAGGAGTAAACACAGTATATAGCAGTGATAGGGCTTTACTCATGGTAACGGTTCGGCCTTTCGTTGGTACAATGTAAACACCGAACAGAGTCCAATAGAAGATGGAGACCACAATGAGGTGGGAGctgcaggtggagaaggctttatgTCTATCAGTAATGGATGGGATCCTTAAGATTGTTAAAACAATATACATATAAGACATTATAATGATTGTGGTTGGAATGAGGATAACCGGAATGCTTATTAAATAAATTTCCAAATGAACAATGGAGGTGTCAGAACAGGCAAGTTCTAGTAAGGGAACCATGTCACAGAAAAAATGGTCAATGGTATTTGGTCCACAAAAAAATAGCTTTGCTGTTGATATGGTCTCAATCATAATCATGGAGAATGCAAACAACCAACACATAGCGGCCAGTATCACACAATGGGAACTCGTCATGATAGAAGTGTAATGGAGGGGATTACATATGGCCACATATCTATCATAAGACATCACTGTGAGAATGAAACATTCAGAGCCTTCCATAGCACCAAAAAAACAGAACTGAGTGAAACAACCAATAAAAGTGATGGCCCCCCCATTATTCAGTAGGATGTGGAGCATATTGGGGACAAGGTCTATTGTTAATAGGATGTCACTGATGGACAGTTGTGagatgaagaagtacattggagtgTGGAGGGTCTTGCTGGTGGACACCAGGGTGATGATCAGGAGGTTCCCACATATTGTCCCACAGAAAATCACCAGTAAAAAGCAGAATAGAAAATATCTCACACTTTTGTTGACTTGAAATCCTAAAAGGAAAAACTCTGTGACCAAAGTTAGATTGGGATCCTGTGTGTGGAACAGAAAGCAGTTTTgctatattaaacaaaaaaaaaccttttctttttctcttgatAATTATGGGTTTGGTTGGTCTAAATTCATCGTCTTGGCATAAATATaatagtaaaaatgtaaaaagaaaaatgtgctaCTCGCCGATGGGTCACAAAAAGGTGCACAGACATTCCTTGGAGCTGTGGGCGGAATCCACTAAAATAGTGAAAAATGAAAGGAGAAATCCAAGGGCAAAATAATCCAGTGACAACATAAAATCCTTAGTACTTTATTGTGGGATGATCATAAAAATGTGTAGAGACATACAAACGTCTGCTGGCAACCTTTAACGCGTTTCAACCGGACAGGTTTATTTTGCAAACCCACTGCGTGCTCCCTAGATTCGGATTATGTTAAGGGGCGTTCTTCCATCCAGCAACATCTAAAATGTAGGGGATACTCACAAAATATTCTAAATCAACCTAGTCTCAGGGCAGAACACAAAATCCGCTAGCATTAGCTTGCTAcacctaaaaagaaaaaagttagccCTACACAAAACATTGGGCATTCAGTTCCCCTTACTTTTTCCACTAAGTATAACCATGATTTTAAAAATAATACCAAAATAATTCAAAGAAACCTAGCCATCTTGCTACAGGAGGACAGGCTACTATCTTGGATAATGGCGTACGATTTGTTGCTCAATGAGCTAACACCATTTCCAAGAAACTTTCCTTCAAAACAGACAATTCTCCCTCCAGCAACAGAAATTGGCTGAgtacatgtttttttgtttttttttcaaatgcagaGACAATCGGTGTGCTTTATACCCTAAAACCTACCAAACCAAACATTTCCACGTGGTTCTTATGCTCATCCCATATGTTCTTTCATCAATACAACTTATGTTATTTACACCATTGTTTGCTTATCCTGCCACCTCTATTACATAGGTTGCACGACTCACAAATTGAAAATCAGGATTTCTGAGCATGTATCATCGATTTTGGCTACCtctcataaagtttgcaaatgcCCATTATCCCATGCAGCACGTCATTTTGTAGaaagacatggggggggggggggcatgtctaCCTTCAGAGTAGTGGGCTTTGAAAAAGTATCTCGCCCAATGAGATTGGTCCCATAAACTATATGCAAGAGGGGCTTTCTGGATTCTTAATCTGAATACTAGATACCCTTCTGGTCTCAATTCTAAGAGTGATCTATCTTTCATTTATTAATTTCATTATCTTTTTACATTAtattgaaaatatatattttttctttgtttttctcgCTTTTTTGGTTGCATATTACTTTGCCTCAatcttatttttctttaaattatttGATTTAACACTTTTGCACCTAATGTGTTATTCTATGCTATCACTTCCTGTTTTGTCACTTCCTGTTGTGTTTTCTTAAAAAATCTTGCTCAGTCTGCTTACATCCATGCTATGAATGCTATGTCCGGTTGAAACATGTTAGCAGTTGCTAGCAGATGTTTGTATGTCTCTACATATTTTTATGATCATCCCACAATAAAGTATTAAGTATTTTATAGCATCGCTGGATTATTTTGCCCTTGGATTTCTCTTTTCATTTTTCATAAATATTATAGTACATTTTACATAATGTATCTTATAGGGGTTTGACaaaaaatgctattgatgacctatcattgtcaatagttgattgactgtGGTCCCCCATTTGGGCTGCTGGCTAATCAgctgccacaaatacacaggtGTTGGTGGAGAAACTGCTACTCTTAACGCTTTATGCTGGTCAGCGCTTGTAACTACAATCACAATTACaaacaccggccactacacaggggttggaacaGCAGCATCCACTCGGTCGACTGCATGTTCAGCTCACACAGCTAgaacctgatcagctgattggccaggctcCCAATTTATGGACATCAGACTGATTGAAGACtgaatcctgaggataggtcatcaatagtatttacctggaaaacccctttaatatattttatcCCAAAAGTTCagaaaaaagcaaaacattttcGCTCACCTGATAGTAGTGAATGCATGAATGTGCTGGTAACACAGAGCATTGAAAAGGACAAAGAAAATTTCACACAGATGATTTAAAAAGGCAAAACCAGCCAATGAAATATGTGATAAAAGTCATGTGATACAAACAAGAAACACTTCATGAGGTCCTGCCATCACCCGTTTACCATGAAGAAGATACCAGTTGGTTAGCTGTTGTGTAATAAACTCAACTGTTCTACAGTCGATAACTTTTTAGATGATTGAAAGTAGTAGGGCTGCAGTACAGTTAGCTCAATACGATTGTCTCACATGGGCTCATAACA
The nucleotide sequence above comes from Eleutherodactylus coqui strain aEleCoq1 chromosome 2, aEleCoq1.hap1, whole genome shotgun sequence. Encoded proteins:
- the LOC136610413 gene encoding olfactory receptor 10A7-like — encoded protein: MDDPNLTLVTEFFLLGFQVNKSVRYFLFCFLLVIFCGTICGNLLIITLVSTSKTLHTPMYFFISQLSISDILLTIDLVPNMLHILLNNGGAITFIGCFTQFCFFGAMEGSECFILTVMSYDRYVAICNPLHYTSIMTSSHCVILAAMCWLFAFSMIMIETISTAKLFFCGPNTIDHFFCDMVPLLELACSDTSIVHLEIYLISIPVILIPTTIIIMSYMYIVLTILRIPSITDRHKAFSTCSSHLIVVSIFYWTLFGVYIVPTKGRTVTMSKALSLLYTVFTPLVNPIIYSLRNKDIKKAVRKALYKHVI